CTGCATGGTCCAGGCATGTCTGCCAGCTGTGCCTCGGATTAAAACTGTCACCGATGGACTGGGGTCTGTGGTGACAGAGATCTCCTActggttatttattttaattgaacaCTGCTGAGTTCTTGGTGGGTGATACAGCCTCTACTTgtacattaaaaagaaaacccagCAATTACCCCCAACATTACAATAAATCGATAATTCAAAGGATGGATGATAAGCTACTGACTCTGCTCGTTGCCGAGAGGCTGCTCCAGCATGGCGAGGATGACAGAGTTGTCCAGCACAAAGTAGCGGAAGTTGCTGGCTCCTGTGGCACTCAGTCTGGCGTAACGAATCAGGGTGTCTTCATTCAGTaggctgcaggtggaggcagGCCCGCTGGGAGAAGGGAAGGCCCCCAACACCTGCATGATACTAGGGAACACCACAGGCAATGCAAGGACATAAATATGATCAAACTGGGTTAATGAATGCATGTTTCACTTTATAGTAGTCATCTGTATCGAGGATCAGCAGAAAAACAGGGGAAACTATGTCAATaaagaagcagaaaaataatgtaatgtacaaTATCTAAAACCAGTTTCTTCTACAAAAactggtatttatttttatatttaaagttattttactGCATAAAAATCCTCACAAATATTCAGAAATCATTTAGGTGGTCCGAGCTGCATATGGTCACATTCTTATagtagtgtgtttgtgtctttgtccaaGATGTCTGAAGCTTTTGAAAAGCCCATAGATATAAATTACAAGTCGGTCAAACACCTTGATTTGGTTTGATTGCAATATGCCAAGGAAAGACCCAGTCTGTATAGTTTTGATTTTGTTCTTCGTCTATTAACTTTAACCAGAATAGGCAGAGAAAGTGCTTTCCAATCTCTATTTGGTCTGTTTCAAACTGAAATTTAAAGCTGAGAAGTGAGACACAACAACAAGTGGTAACTTGAGACCAATACAGAGAAGCATTTTGATGACAGGTCTGACCTGAGGTAATTCAAGATACTAATTTGTCATCAGATTACCCAAGATGCATGTTAatgccaggtatgaacaggACCAATGTCAGTGGTCCAGATGTCACTGGGTCACCAGCACACAAGTAAAGGGATGGTGATGGttttattaaaagaataaaataaataaaaatgtatattactATGAGTAACTACATCAAGTAACTCTATATCTGATCTTTTCTGTATAAACTTTAAGTCGTCTCACCAGGACAAAGTTGCCTCAGCAGCGTCCTTCACCCTCATTGAAGCCGGGTTGTGCTCCTTCTCCCCTTTATGCCGAACTTCCTGTTCCTGTCGGGACTTGCTACCAGATATTCCCAGCTCCACAATCTCCAACACCTCTACCAAACAATCCTGATACAAAAAAGAGAGTTTGTTTTAACAAAACCCTCTCTAAccaaacaacatatttttttacatcaattCTTTAAACATACCTTCTCATCCAGCATGTCAGGGTGTTCtgtgagccacacacacagaaactggaAGGCAGCTACAATCATAGAGTGGAGGTCTCGAGATTGAAGAGGAGCTGGACGGCTACACTGGTACACGATGTACCCACATATAGAGCTGACGGCACGTTTGCGGTCTGCAGAGTCCACTCCGACCTTCACCTGGTTTAAACAAATACCAGAAATACAGTAAAGTGACACACATTAGATACATTATCAAAATTCTTCATTTCATGACACTGGAAACAATTTTGGCAGAGTCTggtacataaataaaatgtcttacTAAGTTATGACACGTTTGATTTTTTATGGTTTAAATTTAACATTAGAAATGCTCAAATAGGTATTTATGAATATTCAAATGCAAACTATTCAggattttcatttaaaaaaaaaaataacatacatAAGTAATCCCTTCAGCCCCTTCCCAGTGGTCAAAAAacctgctaacatctggcttttgtctccAATGGGGATGGACACAATCAAcattcactcctgggtcaaatAACCTTACAGAAGAAACTGGTTTTAATCGTCTCCAGTTCCAATCGATACCGATGGAAACATTACACTTAGGTAACACTCTAATTTGGCAACACAGCAAGGTAAGAGAGCACCTCTGTTTTCATTGCATTCATGACGCACTGGGGGAAAAAACGAAACGCGAAATTAGTTAATTGCCTTTTATTAATTGCCTTTTATTATCATACATAGGTTATTATAAATAACCTATGTATACATGTTTTTGCTGTAAAAGAGGCATTAGTAACCCAGTTGTTGTGCAGTGTATTGATCTGCAGAGACTTTGCCTTCTGcctgtattttcttattttatcctTATTTTTCAGGATATTACCCACGTTACATCACTGTTTCcacctctctccccttctctacGTCTGTGGCACAGATATATAAAgagctgcaggtctgtgtgtcttttttaacCAAGGGTGGGGCTGAGCCACAACCACACTGTGGCCTGGTGATGACAGCAGAGTGTTACAGTGAGTCTCTGTGGTGCTAGCTTTACCTTGGCCAGCCCAGCCAGCAGCTCCAGGGCAGCCAGTGAAATGCTCATGTCTTGCCTCCACTGAGAGTTGAGCCTCTGTGTGACCAGGTGGATACTGCGCACCAGCAGGCCCACCGCCGTATCTGGAAGAGCTAGATCATATAACACACCAAAATACCAAACAACGCAAAGAATAGAGCAAAGCACTCAACACAtcaagaaaaaaatcctggaagCTAAACTAGTAGATAGGTATTGAACCATGCGTTAGCAGAGTGCTGAAAATCAGAACAGCAAAACCATTTGGAACAAAATTAGGAGACTGAAGAAAAGGTACATTATAAATTAACTGCTGAGGGATAGGGCTGACCGATGTTGGCATTTTGAAACTATGGATTTtgattaacaaaaaaataaaataattttctaTACAATAGTTTATTATTCTATCACAGAAAATCCATTATGGAACAATAAACTGCTAGAAATTTGAAACCTTATAAGATAAggcagtcacattatggggagTGGACATTTATACAGTATGCTCGGGCAGTCACAGCTTAGCAAGCACCAATCACTCAAGATTATTTCTTGAGTGAATGCTTTACCTCGATTACGAATAATAAACGattatttaattattgtgtGCTCGCAAAATGTTGGAATTTTTTTctatgtgtttaaatacgtgtctcataaaccgtagagtgaatcaaacaaacacaaagtaagcTTCAAGTACCGTACGTGTCCttataacttctgattagtgttggcATTATTGTTCAAATAACATCACAATGTCCGACATATTTCATCAGTTAAACATCGCTCAGCCCTCCCCAGAGAAAGTCTTTGAAACACTTCTGATTCAGCCACATTATCACTCTGGCACTTCATACTTTGTGTCAAAATGTTGTTTGAGAGCACAGCATCACAGCAACAAATGATTATGTATCACCTACAAAGACATTTTACCCAACGCTTCTTTACTCTGCATACCACTTTAACCACGTTAGCTATGAAGAACAAATGTGTTAATTTAGTAAGTTACAGATGCTCATCCCAGGTATGCATGATCACCACCAATAGCTGATGTTACTGTGTTAATTCACCAAGCAAAAAGATATTGGTGTATGAATGTAACCGTGTGTCTTACCGTAGTCCCGCAGCAGGGCCTGAGAAGGACGCTCAGAATCTGGGCTGGTTGCCTCTGTGCTGCCTCCGCTGGTGAAACTAATGCCGCTGTTGGTGCGGCTGTGACTCTGACTCCTCACTGTCACATGGCTCCCATCTATACTCCCCTAATGTTAGAAAAACACAGCAATCTTGAAGTCCAGTCTACCATGCTGCTAGTATCATAAATTGTTAATTATTCAGCAGGAGGAAAGTGCAGCAATCTCAGCCTTACTGTTTCAGTCTGTGCTCCTATGGACTCCAAAAGAGCTGAGTCTTGAACGATATTGAGCATTGCAcctgagagggaggaaagacaAACTTAACAAAGAACTATATATAGACTTAAGGGACGTGGAGAGGCAAAAGAGATAAAGAGGATATAAATTGGGCAGCAGATACCCAGGATGAGCTGAGTGTTAGTGGGGTCAGTCTCAGTTTGCAGTGCTCCGATCAGGACATTGACGAGACGTAGCCTTAGGGAAAGGAAAGACACAGGCTGGTCATGAGGCCACCCATCCTCCTCATTGAACTTTCCCTCCAACAGAACCTGAGGCACACAAAGTCAATACTTAACAACATGGTTTATAGGAAAGCTAGACAAGCAATAAAAGCCTCTAGGGCTTGATTCCTTACTGTTATGTGAACATCTAAAAGCCTTTCAGAGTTaaaaaattaaagtaaaaatccTGTACACACTCAACTTGTTCAAATTTTCAAAAAAGCAAAGGGTAAGGGATAAaggtgtttaaataaaaaaggaaaaccttCTAAATCCTGCATTAAAATAGCAGATAAGAAACCAATATAATAATGAGAAATATAAACAACATTGTATTAGCTTTAAGAGAAGTCAGTCCAAGCTGTTACCTCTGATTTGATGTTGCCAAAGTGATGCGGCAACGGCAACATGGCGAGCAGGATGTTGATGGAGGCTCTCCTTAGGTCAGTAGGATTGACATAGATCTTGAATTTGGACAGCTCCCTAGAAGAGTACAACAAATCTCACTGAGACAAGTTTcagacatccatccattatccagaccacttatcctttgagggcaTTGGAGGCTAGAGCCAGTGCCAGTTGACCAATCTTAAAACAGTATCCTCAAAATTATTACCACTACTGCTTCAGGATAGGGCAGACGCACAGTAGGCCTTGTGACCTTTTACCATGCCAGAGTAACCTGCCGGTGTGTCGTCCCTCCCCACTCCCAGGATGGCCTGGTGCACTTTGCACTTTACAGTAAACACCAAACACTAATCCTTCTTCCTGTAGATCATCTCACAGCACCGTTTACCATTTAACTTCCTTGTTGCAGAAATAGCAAAGCCCTGCATATCCAGgaacacataaatatgaattcatggGGTTATTATTAATTTCAGCTCTatgagtgattagaaaagagcagggAAGCAGAATTACTTGTTGATCAGCACAGAGTAATGCGCCTCAATATATTGGGACTGCCAAGTAGGGCCAGGCGAGGCCACTCTCTCATATAGTAAAGGCTATAATCTGTTTTACAGCTGGGTTTTACACCAACTCCACAgctaaaaaaaatcccaaacaaacaattttaaattctaaaataCGATCTCATTAAACTAACCTGTCTGGAACTATAGTCTCCAAGGCAGCTATGAAGTACGGCACCACCACATTGATGCCCTTCAGGTCAGtacagaagagagaggaagagttgaGAATGATAGAAGCCAGAACTGGTCTGCAGATGAAGTCAGAGATCTGGAGACCCTGAATCAGGACCATGTAGAATCTGCAGATAGAGACGAGAGGAGAAGCAATTTATTCACTATTCTATGTAATTTGTACAGATAAAATTGTCCACAGTTCGGCCTGGGCCCCACATATTGAACGAAAGCTATGTGCAATCACACGTGTGTGTCTACTGCAGCAGTGTTGGGGTGGCACTGCTACTGAGATAAAACTTGCACACTGAAAAATGACTACACTTTACCTTCTATTAACTTGTTATCATAATTTAATTACAGCCTGCACTGGGTTtctaccatagactgtatatatagatggacaaCAAGCCTCCACTGCAGTAGCGAGGTCTCACGTGTGGATGACCAATCATGACTCATGCATAGTTTTCAAACATGATGTTtaaccccatttttatagcattaaataacaaattaataCTACACTTGTGAAAAAAATTATTACTAGACCATACATCATGTTTGACAAATGTATTTGACCTGTACTTTGGGTtttagtttgctccatgtcccatccactaacttGGAGGAGGTGGATTTATGAATTATATTGtagtcagccaccaggtggctgGTGAAGCTGATTTATCTTCACTTTCAATGAGCATTCATATAGTACAGTCATGTATAAATACAGCCTATTGTTTTTAGTATGACTATACAGTACCTGTGTAGcctccattttttattttattaacataGAATTGTTGAAACAAAACTATAATTTAATGTCTTTGACATATTCAGACATACCTCAGACCATAAACTATAGTGAATGGTGTCACTTTTATGTAAAGTTGCTAATATGACAATCAACAGATCTTTCTTCCGGTCAATTTTTGCCCATTAAAAATCAGTGAGACATCAAAGCTCTAGATGCTGCTGCAGCGATGAAATGAAAACCTAGATATTCACGTGCAGATGAGGTGGGCGGTGTGGCCCAGGGCTTAGGCTGATGTTAATGTCGGATCTAAAATCTGGtattaatagaataaaaaaagttgatACCTGGAAAGATAAACAGGCAGAATCTCTTCTCCAGTTTTCTTGCTACAGAAGATGCGGCAGAGAGTCCCACAGGCCTCGGCTCGTCCAGCCTCATAGCTCTCTGGGAACTCGTTGGCGTCAAACATGGGGTTTGACACCATGGAGTCATTGGACATTTGAGAACCCTTCCTTCTCAGCTCCAGACCTACTTGAGTGGCTATCGCTGTAGAGAACgggaagagacagagaatgaAAGGACACTGAATTGTAATGTCGTCATTAGTATTCATGCATGTATGAGAAACAGGCAAAAATAGACATACATGTGTCTACTATATGCACAGAACAAAAAAATttactggaaaaacaaaagcaccacAAAGCAGACATTTAATCATTActatgaaaaaacaaaaaaaaagataaaacaaagactcaaatgactgcaaacacactcataTCTTTTTAAAAGCATTCAATAAAGGGAACTCTGACACAAAGAGTTTGCCACAGACGTTCTATCTATTACTGGCACAAAGCATGACCAGGTGAAGTGTGCTGGTAATAAAATGTGTCAGTCATTCTGTGCTGCAAGACTATTTCACAAAATCCCTGTGTCAGCTCCCTCGCTGCCACAATTATATGACTGTCACTCGAGCTACAGAACATTCACTTCATGCATTGAGGCACCAAACCAATAAAATCAAAACTCAAGTGAACTGACAATACAAAAGGAAATTACGAGGAACAAAACATTAATGCTGAACTTGAGGTGGGGGCTGAAACTAAACAATAAGGATTAGTGTGactcaaagaaaagaaaatgagaactTAAAACGGGGGTGGCGTCACAAACTGGCAACGGTATGATCGAGACAAGTGGTCAGCTGGTGAAACCCATTCCATCACCTCTGGAGAAACGCTGGGAGAACGCTGGTGAACTTTCATATGTATGACAAGGAGTGGGAACAGAAAAACAATGGTGATAATGGCAATGATCATGAGGAACTCAACTAAAAAGCAGGACAATTTGTCAAGAAACGCAAATCAAgcgaggaaaaaaaactgccgTTCCTACTTACAAGATTTATAAGAAAGGAGAATTTGGATAAAAGAGGCTGCAAGATAACAGAAATAGTGGAGAGACACAAAATCAAAGCAGATCCAATATTTTGGGATCAATTCATATCAGGCATGAATTGCTTTTTTGTTCTCCTCAAAACATGACTTGTGACCCAGTACAACTCTTTAACATTAGTCAGACATGGTAGACACGTGCAGGACACTACaccaaaatgagaaaaataaatgggaGAGCCAATGGTATgccaaatgtattttcaaatgcTAAGTgctttctgtgttgttgttgactcCTCTAGCCATGAATTTACCAGTACAATTAGTCTATATGAAGTCCTCAGCAGGTGCTTGTAGTCTATATGCAGTTGTAGCCATGTTTAAACAGTTGGTAGATGCAAATGAATTAGAATCAGATGGAAATCTCATACCAGGCCACTTCTAACCAAGCCCTTCACATACAGAAAAGCACAACGAAGTTTctgagaaaatggtgaaaaaaggATAGGCTATCCCAACGacatacaataataaataacacagacaacacaaagaACTCCACAAAAACATGTATACTAATGAACAGCAACAAAACACCCACCTGACCATGCATTAATGGAAACACTATAGCCATCGTCTCACTTCTTACCGGTCATGCTAGGGTCTCGGCTGAGGCCGCTGTGGAGCTTACAGTGCACCAGAGCAGCGTCAAAAAGCCACTGGCCGAACAGGTTAAGGATGCTGTTAACCTTCGGCCTTGCCGGGGCGGGCAGAGGCCGAGACTCCCAGCTGCTCTGGTTGGGGCTGGACAGCAGGGTCGGGGAGGACGaattttgctgctgctgctgctgttgctgctgggaTGCTTTGGTTGGTTGACTACCACTGCTCTGCAGGGTGGGaagggacagagaaagacatgTTACTAGGGTTTCGACAATAGGATCAGTGTaactaaagccgttttcagacattaactccagaggatgtcctcataggagtttgcctttcacacaggaacaacgcagcaggtctgatgctttcacaacaacacagaaatctccggtGGCTTTAGGTGTGGGGTGacgcagcatgcaggaggcaggacgtggTGTGTAAATTCAGCTACGGAAATCACGTGTTTTGGTTTATCAACACCGCCGCTTATCACCAAAACTATAGAGTCTTGTTGTCTttctaagttgacatcttctGTTGCCTCTTCCACGTGTATggctccttttttcttttattgatatattttttctttttttctgttttgcgtCTGTCTTGTGTTAGAAACGTCCTCAATTCGCCCATTCATTttccggacaatctcctgctgtattggCACATGGACTTATTCAGATATTATCCAGAGTTCCTCCTAGGGGGCTAGCAGCAGAAACCCcggtctgaaaacggcttaactaacacatcacacacaaaaatttgttaaaaagaagatttttttcaGATCGCTTCACATAAATGAAGAAGAAATGGCAGGAAATCATAAACACAATATGTCACAAATGTTTTAACCTTAATCTGTCTGtaatacagcaggaaaaaaagtgTTCTTATAACTCTACCACTTTATATTTGTTGTGGTTTAATGCACTTACAGTTGAACTCTTGCTTGTGGTTTTGGTGACCACGGTGTGCCGCTGCTTGCGGCTGTGAGGGGGCGTGGTGTTGGTGATGGAGGGGGGCGGGGACATGCTCATTCTGTTGACCGGGGTGGGCGGGGCACTGTCAGCTCTGGGACGTGATATACCTGTTGACAGAGAGGTAAAAAATGAACTGGGCCGAACAGTTTGCCTTTGCCCCCCTCAGTGGGGGCTGGGGAGATTGGGAATGTCTGATTAGTCTCATTAAGTTTTCCAGCAGCCAGTATTTTCTTTTGGTAAATATAATCATCTTCCAATTTCTCAtggtaagaaagaaagaaggaaatgaAGAGACTTCAGCGTATGTGAGGTGATCATAGGCAATATTCATTCGTTGACATgcagttaaaaacaaatcacaagtAACTGATCTCCATCCATCTTGATTGACTTTTCATGCCCACAGGAGACACCTTGTTGAAGATCTTGTGGTTTATTCCAAACGCATCATTGCGCTACAGCAAAACTAATCCCAGTTGTTAACATCATCACCACCAATGAAATAGACCGTTATATGCCCATCTCATTATTTGACGCGTCAGCTGATGTCTGTACCATGAAGGAGCAGCACTGGGGAAAAAGTGAACACCCTCTCCCGTACATCTCTCTTTTCAACAGAGACACCTACAGTGTAAAGAGAAGAATACACACTGATATGTTTCTATTTAGATGTTTTCAAACAGGTAGTATTGACTGACTGACATCCTCCATCTTGATTTTACTCTGGAGTGGTGCCTGTGTGAAAGGAGCAAAGGCTGGATTGCTGGCTCTTAGTACATATATAACTTCACCACTCAACACATATACTTTATGTTTCTActtacccttttttttttaaatactacaaatgtatttttccttccttccagaAGCCGATGGTATCCATTGATCTCAACACAGTACTAAAATTAACTTGTAACAACATGAGTGTTGCTTTAGAAAGATCAGAGTTAATACTACAGCTGCTTTATTTTTGTCAAACAAAATGTTGGGAAGGACGCGCTCTgcaaatcatcatcatcccacgtcacaaaagcattttttttacatgaaccAAACCTTATGTTGACATGATTTATGGTTCATTTGCTAAAACTTCTGAAACAGCCGTTGAATCCTTCTGATAAGTCTCATCACTTCCTTCTCAAATATCCTTTTGTTAAGCTTTTaaacatttaggctaaaaagTCTCCCCAAATGTCCCCCTTACCCAGGAAGGCATCTACTAGGCAGCTGACCCCCCTCATGGCCCTGAAGAAGATCTGGGGGAGCTGTTTCAAACACGGATGCAGGACCACTTCATGAGGGATACCGCTGGAGTTTAGAAACTGTTCCTGAAACTTTGGAGTGGTGCTCACTATCGCAGGGTTGCTCAGGTCCACTGGATTGCTGGAAATAAATGGACAGTAAATGAATTCATTAAACAGACAATTTAAATAAGTTAAATACACTGTTAAAGCTTGTTTAGATATATCCTCTACCAGATTAAGCAATCACTTGGTTATAATGGAAtccaatttattttaatgtcttttacTGGGATCATTTTGTGactattttgactttttgaacACGTTCGGGACGGACGACAAAAAAAGTGACCTTAAATGTATGAATTTACGAATAAgaatgagtaaaaaaaagactggataagataaaagttaaataaatgcataaaagaTGGAAGTAAAGAAGAtagaacagagaacagagaaatgttttatgGGAATCATATGAGGTGCTTTATTTCCTCTATGTGCAACTACTTCCTTGTCTTTTAAACCcaatgaacaaagaaaacaattgtGTCCGTTAGGTTCAGTTTAACAAGGAAGTTTTCAAGTTGGACCCCAGAGAATGCAATAAAAAGTATCTAAGAATTATTCACCTAAGCATGTGGAGAAAGCGGTACCATGTCTGTGCCACACAGTCATTGTCCATCTCCAGAGGAATCAGGTTGGCATCCTCATCAGGAACTTTGAACGGAGGGAAGGACGGTCCGTGGGTAAAGCGCAAAAGCCTGAATTGAAGAAAACAACCGAAACAAACA
The sequence above is drawn from the Hippoglossus hippoglossus isolate fHipHip1 chromosome 7, fHipHip1.pri, whole genome shotgun sequence genome and encodes:
- the ralgapb gene encoding ral GTPase-activating protein subunit beta isoform X6, encoding MYSEWRSLQLVVQSDQGHLSVLHTFPNNVGTEVANAVVKPLGTAVSPVATENILKTDKEVKWTMEVLCYGLTLPLEGDTVKLCVDVYTDWMMALVSPRDSMPQPVVKEPNMYVQSILKHLYNVFVPRPDQHSLNHIRLCQQVLTAVQKLARESVSMVRETWEVLLLFLLRINDTLLAPPTVGVGVAEKLAEKLMAVLFEVWLLACARCFPTPPYWKTAREMLANWRHHPPVVEQWSRVACALTSRLLRFTHGPSFPPFKVPDEDANLIPLEMDNDCVAQTWYRFLHMLSNPVDLSNPAIVSTTPKFQEQFLNSSGIPHEVVLHPCLKQLPQIFFRAMRGVSCLVDAFLGVSVEKRDVRERVFTFSPVLLLHGISRPRADSAPPTPVNRMSMSPPPSITNTTPPHSRKQRHTVVTKTTSKSSTSSGSQPTKASQQQQQQQQQNSSSPTLLSSPNQSSWESRPLPAPARPKVNSILNLFGQWLFDAALVHCKLHSGLSRDPSMTAIATQVGLELRRKGSQMSNDSMVSNPMFDANEFPESYEAGRAEACGTLCRIFCSKKTGEEILPVYLSRFYMVLIQGLQISDFICRPVLASIILNSSSLFCTDLKGINVVVPYFIAALETIVPDRELSKFKIYVNPTDLRRASINILLAMLPLPHHFGNIKSEVLLEGKFNEEDGWPHDQPVSFLSLRLRLVNVLIGALQTETDPTNTQLILGAMLNIVQDSALLESIGAQTETGSIDGSHVTVRSQSHSRTNSGISFTSGGSTEATSPDSERPSQALLRDYDTAVGLLVRSIHLVTQRLNSQWRQDMSISLAALELLAGLAKVKVGVDSADRKRAVSSICGYIVYQCSRPAPLQSRDLHSMIVAAFQFLCVWLTEHPDMLDEKDCLVEVLEIVELGISGSKSRQEQEVRHKGEKEHNPASMRVKDAAEATLSCIMQVLGAFPSPSGPASTCSLLNEDTLIRYARLSATGASNFRYFVLDNSVILAMLEQPLGNEQNPSPSVTVLIRGTAGRHAWTMQLFHQPRGARANQRVFVPEGRPLPKNDVGIKYSVKQRPFPEEVDKIPLVKADVSIPDLDDIVSKELEVQHDRLRILMTKQIEYENTLERHSEEIWKSNTFPDPQTDCKPPPPSQEFQTARLFLSHFGFLSLEALKEPNNSRLPPHLIGLESSLPGFFDDISYLDLLPCRPFDTVFIFYVRAGQKSSHEILRNVESSSSVQPHFLEFLLSLGWPVDVGRHPGWTGHLDTSWSLNSFCDSNDTQQIEEAATPEDTGGSVFNGEKKVLYYADALTEIAFVVPSLTENSEESSVHSDSTVEADTNTEIVPGLLKQPNLTLELFPNHSDNLESAKKLSPLVKTKRSSTGKSFPPLGPETKVFVVWVERFDDIENFPLTELLAETSTGLEASMSNSTSCRSGLLEKDVPLIFIHPLKTGLFRIRLHGAVGKFGMVIPLVDGMVVSRRALGFLVRQTVINVCRRKRLESDLYNPPHVRRKQKITEIVQRYRNKQLEPEFYTSLFHEVGEGKPHL
- the ralgapb gene encoding ral GTPase-activating protein subunit beta isoform X5, which codes for MYSEWRSLQLVVQSDQGHLSVLHTFPNNVGTEVANAVVKPLGTAVSPVATENILKTDKEVKWTMEVLCYGLTLPLEGDTVKLCVDVYTDWMMALVSPRDSMPQPVVKEPNMYVQSILKHLYNVFVPRPDQHSLNHIRLCQQVLTAVQKLARESVSMVRETWEVLLLFLLRINDTLLAPPTVGVGVAEKLAEKLMAVLFEVWLLACARCFPTPPYWKTAREMLANWRHHPPVVEQWSRVACALTSRLLRFTHGPSFPPFKVPDEDANLIPLEMDNDCVAQTWYRFLHMLSNPVDLSNPAIVSTTPKFQEQFLNSSGIPHEVVLHPCLKQLPQIFFRAMRGVSCLVDAFLGVSVEKRDVRERVFTFSPVLLLHGISRPRADSAPPTPVNRMSMSPPPSITNTTPPHSRKQRHTVVTKTTSKSSTSSGSQPTKASQQQQQQQQQNSSSPTLLSSPNQSSWESRPLPAPARPKVNSILNLFGQWLFDAALVHCKLHSGLSRDPSMTASFIQILLSYKSSIATQVGLELRRKGSQMSNDSMVSNPMFDANEFPESYEAGRAEACGTLCRIFCSKKTGEEILPVYLSRFYMVLIQGLQISDFICRPVLASIILNSSSLFCTDLKGINVVVPYFIAALETIVPDRELSKFKIYVNPTDLRRASINILLAMLPLPHHFGNIKSEVLLEGKFNEEDGWPHDQPVSFLSLRLRLVNVLIGALQTETDPTNTQLILGAMLNIVQDSALLESIGAQTETGSIDGSHVTVRSQSHSRTNSGISFTSGGSTEATSPDSERPSQALLRDYDTAVGLLVRSIHLVTQRLNSQWRQDMSISLAALELLAGLAKVKVGVDSADRKRAVSSICGYIVYQCSRPAPLQSRDLHSMIVAAFQFLCVWLTEHPDMLDEKDCLVEVLEIVELGISGSKSRQEQEVRHKGEKEHNPASMRVKDAAEATLSCIMQVLGAFPSPSGPASTCSLLNEDTLIRYARLSATGASNFRYFVLDNSVILAMLEQPLGNEQNPSPSVTVLIRGTAGRHAWTMQLFHQPRGARANQRQVFVPEGRPLPKNDVGIKYSVKQRPFPEEVDKIPLVKADVSIPDLDDIVSKELEVQHDRLRILMTKQIEYENTLERHSEEIWKSNTFPDPQTDCKPPPPSQEFQTARLFLSHFGFLSLEALKEPNNSRLPPHLIGLESSLPGFFDDISYLDLLPCRPFDTVFIFYVRAGQKSSHEILRNVESSSSVQPHFLEFLLSLGWPVDVGRHPGWTGHLDTSWSLNSFCDSNDTQQIEEAATPEDTGGSVFNGEKKVLYYADALTEIAFVVPSLTENSEESSVHSDSTVEADTNTEIVPGLLKQPNLTLELFPNHSDNLESAKKLSPLVKTKRSSTGKSFPPLGPETKVFVVWVERFDDIENFPLTELLAETSTGLEASMSNSTSCRSGLLEKDVPLIFIHPLKTGLFRIRLHGAVGKFGMVIPLVDGMVVSRRALGFLVRQTVINVCRRKRLESDLYNPPHVRRKQKITEIVQRYRNKQLEPEFYTSLFHEVGEGKPHL